A segment of the Colletotrichum destructivum chromosome 3, complete sequence genome:
ATACAGCCGAGGTACATAGGTGTTATCAAAGCAGCCAGAATTACGGCGCTTGAACGTCATTAAATAATATTTCTATGTTTTCGTAACCACATCTACGTGTCCTTtttggtcttcttcttgcccttggacTTTTGCGGCGCATTGCTTTTCTCACTGCTCTTCTCACTGCTCTTCTCGCTGCTCTTCTCGCTGCTCTTCGCGCGGTTCTCTTTCCGGTCGTTGACCATAGCCGCAGTCTCCTTTTCAGTCTTTTTCAacttctcgtcctcctccttccgCATAGCCCTAAGGGTAGCCTCCCTCTTTTCCGTCGTCTCAATGAGTTTATCGCTCTCCTCCCACAGTTTCTtggcgacctcctcgtcttcgatgtCCTTGCGTGCAAAATCAACTACCCGGCACTCCTTGATCAgcttcccgccgccgacgcgcaCGAGACTCGGCTCCATGACGGCGTAGAGGATTGACTGCGCGCCCTGCTCGGAGCTCTTGAGCAACAACCACGGTAGCGGATATGTGAGGAGGTAAGCGAATAGTCCCCACAGCGTGCCACGCGAGAGCCAGCGGCGCATGCCTGGCGTGCGAGCGAAGCCCGGGTCGGCGAAAAAGACGCGCGAGTTCATGGGTAGATCGTCGGGTCGCTTGTAGGCGTCAAGGTGCTTCTGAAAGGCGTGGCCAAAGACCATCAGGGCTAGCTTGCTGCGCTTGTACGCCTTGCCTGCGGACCAGTCTTCCTTGCTCAGAGGCTCTTTTAAGGAGCCCGAGCCGATGTATGAG
Coding sequences within it:
- a CDS encoding Putative short-chain dehydrogenase/reductase SDR, NAD(P)-binding domain superfamily encodes the protein MPLDFFGHVLETGLPIWVTDNWWFITKTFVTVTALFLIKLWSAGSSNPAERDMHGRVVMITGGTSGVGAATVLELGSRGAQIILLTHTPVSDPFLVEYIGDVRARTGNELIYAEQVDLASLHSIRKFATKWIDNSPPRRLDMVILCAATVTPAAAKRTQTSEGIEEMWMVNYLSNFHLLSILSPAIKAQPWDRDVRIIFATCSSYIGSGSLKEPLSKEDWSAGKAYKRSKLALMVFGHAFQKHLDAYKRPDDLPMNSRVFFADPGFARTPGMRRWLSRGTLWGLFAYLLTYPLPWLLLKSSEQGAQSILYAVMEPSLVRVGGGKLIKECRVVDFARKDIEDEEVAKKLWEESDKLIETTEKREATLRAMRKEEDEKLKKTEKETAAMVNDRKENRAKSSEKSSEKSSEKSSEKSNAPQKSKGKKKTKKDT